In Hevea brasiliensis isolate MT/VB/25A 57/8 chromosome 13, ASM3005281v1, whole genome shotgun sequence, a single genomic region encodes these proteins:
- the LOC131171931 gene encoding dihydrolipoyllysine-residue acetyltransferase component 4 of pyruvate dehydrogenase complex, chloroplastic-like, translating into MASSSPFLSKIPISNRTICFASSLSPIPSKFPSKSLRHHRRNALKVQSKIREIFMPALSSTMTEGKIVSWIKSEGDVLSKGESVVVVESDKADMDVETFYDGILAAIVVPEGETAPVGAPIGLLAETEEEIAEAKAKAASQTGSTASPAIAPTPPRATSTPAPAISQPTPAPAAPAAEGPRKIVATPYAKKLAKQHKVDINKVVGTGPFGRITPADVEAAVVITPSKPVAPKPAPAAAASPSPAKAAATSSASPLPGSTVISFTTMQAAVSKNMVDSLSVPTFRVGYPVTTNALDALYEKVKPKGVTMTALLAKAAAMALVQHPVVNASCKDGKSFTYNSNINIAVAVAINGGLITPVLQDADKLDLYLLSQKWKELVEKARAKQLQPHEYNSGTFTLSNLGMFGVDRFDAILPPGQGAIMAVGASKPTVVADADGFFSVKSKMLVNVTADHRIVYGADLAAFLQTFAKIVENPESLTL; encoded by the exons ATGGCTTCGTCCTCTCCCTTTCTTTCCAAAATCCCCATCTCCAACAGAACCATCTGCTTCGCATCTTCTCTCTCCCCCATTCCTTCGAAATTTCCTTCCAAATCCCTCCGCCATCACAGACGAAATGCCTTGAAAGTTCAATCGAAGATCCGCGAAATCTTCATGCCCGCTCTCAGCTCCACCATGACTGAGGGCAAGATCGTCTCCTGGATTAAATCCGAAGGTGACGTCCTCTCCAAAGGTGAAAGCGTCGTGGTTGTCGAGTCCGATAAGGCCGACATGGATGTTGAGACCTTCTACGACGGCATTCTCGCTGCAATTGTTGTCCCCGAAGGTGAAACTGCTCCTGTCGGCGCTCCTATTGGACTTTTAGCTGAGACTGAAGAGGAAATTGCCGAAGCCAAAGCAAAAGCCGCGTCTCAAACTGGTAGTACTGCTTCTCCTGCTATTGCTCCCACTCCTCCTCGTGCTACTTCTACTCCTGCTCCTGCAATTTCGCAACCAACACCTGCTCCTGCGGCGCCTGCTGCGGAGGGGCCCAGGAAGATAGTGGCGACACCCTATGCAAAGAAGTTGGCGAAGCAGCATAAGGTGGATATCAACAAGGTGGTTGGAACAGGGCCGTTTGGGAGGATAACCCCGGCAGACGTAGAGGCAGCGGTGGTTATTACTCCTTCCAAGCCTGTGGCTCCTAAGCCTGCTCCAGCAGCGGCTGCTTCTCCTTCTCCAGCTAAAGCTGCTGCCACTTCATCAGCTTCTCCACTTCCTGGATCTACGGTTATATCGTTTACAACAATGCAAGCGGCGGTTTCGAAAAATATGGTGGACAGCCTTTCGGTACCCACTTTTCGGGTTGGATATCCAGTGACAACTAATGCACTTGATGCACTATATGAGAAG GTGAAACCAAAAGGTGTGACAATGACTGCATTATTGGCAAAAGCTGCAGCAATGGCACTTGTTCAGCACCCAGTTGTGAACGCCAGCTGCAAAGACGGAAAAAGTTTTACTTATAACAGTAACATTAACATTGCAGTGGCAGTGGCAATCAATGGTGGGTTGATAACCCCTGTTCTTCAAGACGCAGATAAG TTGGATTTGTACCTTTTGTCACAAAAGTGGAAAGAGTTGGTGGAGAAAGCCAGAGCAAAGCAACTTCAGCCTCATGAGTACAATTCAG GAACATTCACTCTATCCAATTTGGGAATGTTTGGAGTGGACAGGTTTGATGCTATTCTTCCTCCTGGTCAG GGGGCTATAATGGCTGTTGGAGCATCAAAACCAACTGTGGTGGCTGATGCAGATGGATTCTTCAGTGTGAAAAGTAAAATGCTG GTGAATGTAACAGCCGACCACCGAATTGTCTATGGTGCTGACTTGGCTGCCTTCCTTCAAACCTTTGCAAAGATTGTTGAGAACCCAGAAAGCCTGACATTGTAG